The sequence CGCCATCTTAACCGAGCGTTTTGCCACGGAGGTATGGATCAACGCTAATCTAACCGTTGCTAGAAGGAGGCAGAGCTGATGATACAAATAGTACGAGTGGTACGTCGATACCATCCTTCAACTTATAGCTGCTGCCGGCGACCATGTTGGTGCGGAAGTGTGGTACCGGGTCGTCCAGCTCGTTGTCAACAACGAAGGCGTGCAGGACTATGCTGTAAGAGCAGTGTATAAGCATTTGCAGGCAACTGCTTGCCATGAAAATATGATCCGAGTAGGAGGTGAGCAACATTTTCCTATTTGGCTTGCTATGGATTGCGAATACTAATGGGCGGCAAGGATATATCATGGGAGAATTCGGACATTTGATAGCAAACGATCCTGGCTCTAGCCCAATTGAGCAGTTCCAGGCTCTTCACTCTAAAGTGAACCTCTGTACCGCGCCCACCCGGGCCTTACTTCTCAGCACCTACATTAAAGTAAGTCGTCATATATCTTCTACGGTCACCGTTCAGAACTAACCAAATACTCTGCTAGTGGGTCAACCTCTTCCCCGAAATCAAAGAACACCTCATCAATATTTTCGAACGATATACCCACGTTCTTGATGCAGAACTTCAACAACGAGCATGTGAATACCTTGCTCTCGCCCGTAGACCGGAGTCCGACGGCCTTCTCGCTACCATTTGCGACGAGATGCCCGTCTTCCCTGAGCGTGAAAGTGCTCTTTTAAGCCGACTGCATAgaaaaggggaaaaggCTCAGGATAAGAGGACGTGGGTGATTGGTGGTAAGGAAGAGAACACCGCGAGGGAGGCGGAAAGGTTCAAGGCGTTTAGGAGAGGGACAGGGGATTCCGGCGGAATACTTTCCGGCTCTCCTGCACCTGCGTCTGCACCTCCTTCACCTGCTCCTGAAACTTCCTCGACGCCTCAACGTCATGCCAGTGCCGGCACAGAGACGATGATGGGTATTGCCTCTTCTGGTCCATCAGAAGATATTCTCTCGTCCCTTGCTGACCTTGAACTTACTGGCAGCCATGTACAAAATCAACCGCTTCTGACTTCAGCGCCTACTGGTGCATATAGCCAAGAATTGGCAGGGTTGCATATACAGCCTACAGGCGCCGGGGGTGCACCGCTTCCCGGTGGTCAAGTGAATGGATCAAATGGCATAAATGGTTCGAATGGCGATGCCAAGGGGTTGGCATACCATGCTACCTTGGGAGGAGTAAACCCTGCGTTGTTAGCGCCACTGACTGTTGCGGATGGTGTGGAAAAGGTGAGTCAATTCCACAATTCTcgaaaggaaaagaggaaacTGAATGTCTGACGCTGTATAGTGGTTTGAGCGCTTAAGTTTTTCCAACGAAGGTGTTCTGTACGAAGATACCTTCATCCAAATTGGTGTCAAGGCAGAGTACCACGGTCATCTTGGTCGTATTGCGCTCTTCTTCGGTAACAAAGCCGACCAGCCATTTACCTCCTTCTCCGCTCTCATCGATAATCCTTCCCCATCCGCTATCAATATTCACTTCCATGACGCGCCTGTTGGTGAAATTAGCGCCAAAGCACAGATACAAGAAATGATTCATGTCGAATGTCGAGAAGTATTCTTCCATGAAGGCGGAACACCGCTCTTACGATTAAGTTTCTTGGTcggagaggagaggaagatTTTGGTGCTCAAGTTACCTGTGTTCCTGAGCAAGTTCGCAGAGGGCGTACATTTGGAAAGTGGACCATTCTTCGAGAGGTGGAAGATTATTGGTGGTGAGTGGTTGATAATGTCGCCGCAGCGTAAGAGTTACCTGCCTGACCAACAACCTCCATAGGCCCGCCTCGAGAAGCTCAACTGATCTTTCCCATCAAGCTTACTGCCAATGGAACGGTCGATATTGGAAGGAACCAAAGAATCATTACTGGCAACAAGCTTTCTGTACTACCAGATATTGACCACAAGCCAGAAAACATTGTATTTGCAGGTGTGCTCCACATGTCTTCTGCTGGTAAAGTGTGCGTACCATCGTCTTCGTCTTTGAGCTGTAGGAGGAAGCGCTGACATGTACTAGTGGTATCCTTGGCCGCATGGAACCTAATAAAGATGCCAAACTTTGTCGACTGACGGTGCGAAGTACCAACGAGCATGTTTCAGCCGAGATTCTTAGCCTTACATCCAAACCGCTCAGCACCGACGTCGCCGCTTCTCTATAATGAAAACATTAAGGTTAGGTTGTAGGGTAACAAAAACAACGGAAAACGGATAACTGGCCGACGATTTTGTTGTGTTACGTGGGCGAAGACAAGCTATACACTTGCATTGTAGACTATATCTGTTGAAGGAACAAAACGTCGTTAGTCTATCCATCTTCTTGTTTGTCGATATGTTTTTAGTTAGCATCCGGGATCTATGCAATGTGCATTGATTCGAGAGGCATCGGTGCACTATCTATATAACAGGGATACTATATTGTTCATGTGCATGCCACCGAGCTACACTCTCTGGCGCATTAGAGCCAAAGTAACATTTCTCACATTCTTTCGGCGAGGGAATGCGCACCCTGTTGGAACTCACAACTTAGTGGTGTATTGGATCGCTAGGTCGCCAATTTATGGGTCGACATATGTAACGACACCGGTTTTTCTGTATGCCCCGAAAGTACGTGCACCTGCCTATATAGGATCCCCCGCTCCCTTGATATATGATCCCTTCATCCACTCTTCATAGATGAACAGTTACATTTGCGGTGATCTCTATGACTTCTAATAGTTTTACGCCGACATGTTCATTCAGAATTTTCAAGGACACCTCTACAGATTCCCATGGGTCTatcattcccttttccccGCCTGTTCTATCATTTCAAGCATCCTTGCCAATTCATTCTCCTGCTCGGCCTTTTTGAACGCCTCTACTTGTCTAATTGCCTCCGCAGTCTCCTCATCTAtatcttcctcttcatctccgCCTTCAACCCAACCAGAAGACGACTCCTCATTCATAAAGTCGTCGTGAGGAGGTGAAGCATGACTCTGCTCTTCCATGGAGAGCATGAGTGCATATTGCAAAGCATCATCACAATCTTCCAACCCCATCTTTTGCATGGCCTCGCGTTCAAGGGTTTCGTGTGGGTTCGTGAGACGTTGTCGGGGTGTAGCAGGGTGCGGCGCAAACTCGGCAaaatcttcttcagcaGCTTGATGTAATGCCTTCATGACTAATGAGACACTATTAGCACTCGAGGAAAGACATTCTGACCGTTCTGACAGATTCGGGAAGGGAGACCTACCGATTCCACGGGTCCCACCCCTCCCCTCGCCCTTACCTATtccacccttcttcccctccttcCCGCCATGCTTACCCTTTCCGGCACCTGCTCGCCAAGCGAATACCTTTCGCCCAATACTCGCTACCACCATATCATTTTCCAGGATGATCTTGTTGACGGTATAAAACCTCGCGTCAGGCTGATCGCTCCCTGCGACGAGCAGTTCGCCGGGAGAGAGGTGTGATGCATGGAATGTACGTAAAAGTTTGGGTGGAGTGGGGAGTGGATCGTATATCTTGACGAAACCGTCGAAACTGTTATCTCGTATCAGCCGGGATCAATTGTCAAGTATTTCGACTTCTCCGCCCCCCACCGTCTCtgaaggaaagaaaaggaacTTACCTTCCGACAGCGACCAGGCCGCAAGACATGTCAAGCGCTGTGATCTTCCCTTCCATCGCTTCCCATGACCGTATAGTCTTCCTCTCATTATCCACCCCATTCCAAGCCCAGAGATGGACAAAGCCCGCCTCATCACCTGCTAAGACGTACCGCCCATACTCCGGCTCAAAGTGGGTAGAGGAAGAGTAGACACCGCCAGAAGGCAAGTCAAGAGGTGGAGGGGAGGGATCAGGCGTCTCGCCAGGTGTGACAATCCTCGCTAGCATAGGCGTCGAGTTGCCGTGTTTCGGGGCCGAGATCGGCAGATTGGGAGATAATGAGGGGTGTATACAGCTCAACGGGGCACCGACAGAGGAGTAGAAAGTGGTAATGTGGTGATCGCCAGATTTAAAGATATCATGGCGCGTCAGAATGTGGGATCGGCGTCGATGAATAAGGACGGAGAGAGCGACCTCGTCTTGATGGCGGTAACCGATCATTTCCATGATTTTGACTTCTCCTTCGACTTCTGCTGATCCCAGATCAATTCGCACCTCTTTCCCATCCCCACTCGACGCTGCAAACCAAACCCGTAAATCGCCATCTTCCGTTACGCCCGCTAGGATATCATGCTGTAAATCATACCTTGCTAGAACGATTCCATCTGGCTTGCCAGCTTGTCGTCTCTTGACCAGTTCTGATCTGTTGGGAAATCCGGTTTCAGCAAGAGGAGATGTAAAGACGCATTCAATGTTTCCATCCACCAGACTTGCTTGACGCTTGCCTATTTTGGTGATCGTCCCTGACTGTAGTTCCCACAGTTTGACACGTCCGTCTTGCCCAGCGGTGACCCACTTGAGAGCAGTATCATTTTGCCCTTGTGGCGCCCAAATATCAACGATAAAACCTTCATGTGCTTTTCTTGGGTCGGAGTAAACATTGACGGAAGTGGCTCGGCCGCCGTGGGTAGCATGATTTCGAGTTTGAACGCTTGTGAAAACTACACTGCCCGTCTGAAGACCCCAAAGAATGAAGGATTGAGATCTACTTGGCAAATAGATAGCTGAGGGCTCAGCAAGCGGGTCGATATGAGGTCGAATGTGGAAATTGGCTGCAAAGATGTCAGTATAGTCCTGGTAGTTGGTCAAAGCACACTTACCATCTCTCCCAGGGCCCCAGAAGCCTTTGGAGACCTTGCCGCTGATGGGATCGCTCCGAACTACACCTCCCATGAACAACGACGCGCTGAGTACGTAAGGTGGGGGCCGAGTCGTAGCAGCCAAAACTGCTTCGTACTTTTGCCGATGAGTCATTTTTGGGGTCGTCGGCTGCAAAGCGTTGACACCATCTTCCCCGAGCTTGCTCGTGTACACTACTTTGTCCTTGGGCATCGGTTGACGATTCTTTCCAATGACAAGGCTTTTCGAGTTTGACAGGAGGAAAGGGGGATAGTACAGTGAGATAGAGTGGATAAGACCGGTGGGCGGTGTGTGCATGACGATACTGGTTTTGGAATTCGTCCAAAGACTGTAAGCAAGTCAGAACAATCCACACTACATTCCAAATCGACATACTCCAGCATGACCTCCCTTCCCAGTgcctccttcttccatcctctGCCGGCCACATTCACACAGCTCTGAGCAAGGACCACGATCTCTTCTCTGCGCTTCCCATCTTTGCCCACGCCTTCTCCCAGGAACCGGTTTATATAGCTATGCCTCCATACCGTATCGTTTTCCGCTTGTTCGTTCAATAACTTGCACGTCTCGGAAATTTTCAACAAGGTCCTGGGCGAAAGGTGAGACATTAAAGTGTGAATAAGATCACCCGGGAGCTTCAGCAGATAACTACAAGGTCCAACAAATTAGTTATCACACGTGCCTTATGAACACGAAGCGACTTGCCATTCGCCACCGGGAATGCCATTTCGAGCTTTCCCTTTGCCCTTCCACTTGGTGGTCTCTACTGCTTTCCCCTTGTTTGGTGTGGCCCTCTTGGATGTGTTTGGCCGAGAAGGTGTAGTAATGGAGAGATAGTCAAGGTCATCTTCAAGTTCAAATTCTTCGTGATTGTGGAGAGATGTATGTGAAGTACTTTCGTTTGGAAAATGTCGATGGGAAGCGGGCGCTGGTTGCATATAAGCTTGTTGGAGTGGGAAGGGTTGTTGTGAGTGGGCTGGCAGGAGCCTGGTGTGGACCAAGGGCAGGGATGTGGGAGTGTACGCGGTGGAACGGAGGATGGGATTCATCCCATCTATACAAAGTCGACTCTTCTTGTCTCATGTTCTCTTGACTTCCAGCATCATCATTTAAACTCTTACGTAATGTTGGGTATGCCACATTCTTGGCACTTCGGTCGCCGACTTCTCGATGGACCGACTGTCGGCCGCAGGGCAACAAACCGTGCGATATTTTATGATAATATGATATCACACTGGAAATGCATATCTTTGCAAAAGAAGGATGCACTTCCCACCCCATCCTTCTTTACTCTATCCAAGAATGCGCCATTTTTAATCACCGACCTTCATGCATTGAAAACACACTGGACTTCTGATGCCCGAGCCTCTTCTCAGTTATAAATAGTCGTCCTTGCTGAGGCTGTAAGAGGCTACTGGCAACTCACCCTGCCCGATCAACTATCTCAACGCTACTCTTACCTGCTTTACCAAACTATATAATGAAGGTCTTTGTCACAGGTGCCACTGGCTACGTCGGGACTCACCTGACTCCTATTTTACTCTCTGCCGGACACGACCTCAGCGCGTTAGCTCGTTCTGACGTCGCAGTGAGTAGCATATACACGTCAAAGGGGATAATGAGTTGTTACTGACATTGATTCGTGGACACAGGTAGAAAAAATCGAAAAGCAAGGCATCACAGTCGTTCGCGGATCATTGGAAGACGTTGATATCCTCACGAAAGCCGCTTCCGAGGCGGATGCTGTTATTCATCTGGCGTATATCCATGACTTTGAGGCCTACGGTGGTAAACCTGCTCAAGGTCAGCCCCACTTTTATCCCTC comes from Cryptococcus gattii WM276 chromosome G, complete sequence and encodes:
- a CDS encoding Vesicle-mediated transport-related protein, putative (Similar to TIGR gene model, INSD accession AAW44476.1); this translates as MATQMRGLTQYISDLRACRVRELEEKRINREMAHIRQKFKDGNLDGYQKKKYLAKVVFTYILGYKVDVGHMEAINLISSQKYSEKQIGYLALTLLMHENSDLARLVINSLRKDLEDQNEVNNCLALHAIATLGGKEMAESLAESVYRSMISATSSTFVKKKAALTLLRLYRKHPSVMPIKEWAARIVSMMGDRDPGVVLTVTALVTTMAQAEIEAFSGSYQKAVDILDRIVFEGHYPAEYIYYKVPNPWLQIKLLRLLQYYPPPGTRFSFLFENPADNPDSVDNPQVVEMVNAIIQAIIDSSQDTPRNIQHNNAQNAVLFESINLAIHIDPSSDVVRNASVLLGRFILAKETNVRYLGLDAMAHLAATSNSLEAVKKHQNIIIQGLKDRDISVRRRALDLLYSMCDTSNAKVIVGELVRYLQVADYNLREDMVLKIAILTERFATEYEWYVDTILQLIAAAGDHVGAEVWYRVVQLVVNNEGVQDYAVRAVYKHLQATACHENMIRVGGYIMGEFGHLIANDPGSSPIEQFQALHSKVNLCTAPTRALLLSTYIKWVNLFPEIKEHLINIFERYTHVLDAELQQRACEYLALARRPESDGLLATICDEMPVFPERESALLSRLHRKGEKAQDKRTWVIGGKEENTAREAERFKAFRRGTGDSGGILSGSPAPASAPPSPAPETSSTPQRHASAGTETMMGIASSGPSEDILSSLADLELTGSHVQNQPLLTSAPTGAYSQELAGLHIQPTGAGGAPLPGGQVNGSNGINGSNGDAKGLAYHATLGGVNPALLAPLTVADGVEKWFERLSFSNEGVLYEDTFIQIGVKAEYHGHLGRIALFFGNKADQPFTSFSALIDNPSPSAINIHFHDAPVGEISAKAQIQEMIHVECREVFFHEGGTPLLRLSFLVGEERKILVLKLPVFLSKFAEGVHLESGPFFERWKIIGGPPREAQLIFPIKLTANGTVDIGRNQRIITGNKLSVLPDIDHKPENIVFAGVLHMSSAGKVGILGRMEPNKDAKLCRLTVRSTNEHVSAEILSLTSKPLSTDVAASL
- a CDS encoding Hypothetical Protein (Similar to TIGR gene model, INSD accession AAW44473.1), encoding MQPAPASHRHFPNESTSHTSLHNHEEFELEDDLDYLSITTPSRPNTSKRATPNKGKAVETTKWKGKGKARNGIPGGECYLLKLPGDLIHTLMSHLSPRTLLKISETCKLLNEQAENDTVWRHSYINRFLGEGVGKDGKRREEIVVLAQSCVNVAGRGWKKEALGREVMLDLWTNSKTSIVMHTPPTGLIHSISLYYPPFLLSNSKSLVIGKNRQPMPKDKVVYTSKLGEDGVNALQPTTPKMTHRQKYEAVLAATTRPPPYVLSASLFMGGVVRSDPISGKVSKGFWGPGRDANFHIRPHIDPLAEPSAIYLPSRSQSFILWGLQTGSVVFTSVQTRNHATHGGRATSVNVYSDPRKAHEGFIVDIWAPQGQNDTALKWVTAGQDGRVKLWELQSGTITKIGKRQASLVDGNIECVFTSPLAETGFPNRSELVKRRQAGKPDGIVLARYDLQHDILAGVTEDGDLRVWFAASSGDGKEVRIDLGSAEVEGEVKIMEMIGYRHQDEVALSVLIHRRRSHILTRHDIFKSGDHHITTFYSSVGAPLSCIHPSLSPNLPISAPKHGNSTPMLARIVTPGETPDPSPPPLDLPSGGVYSSSTHFEPEYGRYVLAGDEAGFVHLWAWNGVDNERKTIRSWEAMEGKITALDMSCGLVAVGSFDGFVKIYDPLPTPPKLLRTFHASHLSPGELLVAGSDQPDARFYTVNKIILENDMVVASIGRKVFAWRAGAGKGKHGGKEGKKGGIGKGEGRGGTRGIVMKALHQAAEEDFAEFAPHPATPRQRLTNPHETLEREAMQKMGLEDCDDALQYALMLSMEEQSHASPPHDDFMNEESSSGWVEGGDEEEDIDEETAEAIRQVEAFKKAEQENELARMLEMIEQAGKRE